caaatatgggtcgcgctaaccactacgccaccacggcacgcccagagAAGAGTTCTTTACCTCGGTATCCGAAGATGCCGATAGCCTGCTTATCAACGTTTGGAGGGATTACGGTGCCAACAAAGTAGTTTGCGAAGGACACCAAAAGCACTAAGAAGAACAAAATCTGGGCCTGAAAGCAACacaaaacaagttatttaaaaacaatgattaAGTCAAAGACCATTTCATGAACTAAGCAAAACAGTGTTGCTTTTTAGCACAAAATTTCTCACGGATAAGCTCACCTTGGACTCCCACTCCATTCCAGCCAGAGAAATCATAAGAAGAATCGTGACTGTGATTACGCCCACAATGCGGACGTCATAGACTGAATCCACCATGACGACACCAAATTCCTAAAATGAGTGACATGCTATGCAACACATTGGGTTTTAATATGAAAGGCATAAtatgatgaaaacatttatggaAATACTTACTTGTAtgtgtttaaatcatttttacaaaatatatgcATGAAAAACttcacagacattttttttgccataCACTAAAATCACCTTAAAACATACTCACTAAACTTATCAGTatgattttgtttctctctttgaaTAAAACAAGATGAGATGAAACGGATCCACCTACATGCATCAAATCACGAACCACTTCTGCAAAACCAACAGTGTTCAGCGCACAGGCCAGCGCGTTTGCAAAGGAGAACACCATTCCAATCGGTCCTCCGATTTCAGGACCCAGCGTACGGGAGATCATGAAATACGCACCGcctgcaaaatgttttacacacacacacacaaaaaggacTATTTTTATGAAAGGGTAACAAAAGAATACTCTAATAATAAAACACGGATTACAGCAATAAGATTTGCTTTGCCTCTCAAATTGTTCATATCCTATCAACttagtttttaatgtgttttagtttgtgattgaaacacacaaaatagTGTAGAACTGTGAACTGAGAAGAAAGttaaagattagattttttttttctggtaacaaaAATCTGTCTTGTCCATGTTTTATCAGAATGTTTAGCCATGGATTCTACTTTTGAACATCACTTGACACTTGACCATATTAACACATGGACATGTTTGATTGATTCAGGCCATTCTATCATAGCTCTGGCTGTGTCCAAGCACCAGCGGCGTGAACAGATGTTTTGGGGTCGGGGGCtcaagtggaaagaaaaggcaCCTTGTAGGAACAATGGAACTGCTGGCAGATTTTTAAATGCACCTCCTGCACTAATTTCTAAATCCCAcaacaaatgtgagcaaaactttgttgatattccactaatgttgaatgtttctattaaatatgaaatacagttaaaatcacatgaatAGGTTTGGTCATGCGATAAGTCGTTAAACAACATACGCCTCAGCACAGTGCAAAAAATTTCTTTAtgtaaaaagtgttgtttttttgtttttttttaattagtgttTACATTGGGGAAATCTATTTTCGGAATTTGCTCTAATTTCAGGTCAGTGGAAACGCAGCCATTGCCAATTTATATCAACTTACACACGAAAAtgagtatttttgtctttgtcttatCTTTCATTAACAGTAAAAGCAAGTTGTTAGAATAAAACGGAGAAAGGATCTTTGCAAGGCAATTCTTaagcatttttgtctttcattgcTTTATTGTAGAACAAAtttcattaattaataaaagtgtctttgttttctctatttACACAGATACATTTTGTGTATCATGTCATTGTTCCCATCATGTTTCTCTGCTGATTACAAAAATTTCAAGTGTCCACTAATGTCAGGCAATAAAGTGATGTATAATTTGTTTGTACTGATGACCCAAGCTACATATTTcccatcatttttaatttacaataatgcaaatacatttttacattttattactttggaTGGACTCACCTGATTTCACCCTCCCATTGGTGGCAATAGCAGAGATGGACAGCGCAGTAATAGAGGTCACCACCACAGACATCAGGATAATTACACAAGTCAACACTGTCATCGgaggaatatatatatttgttagtCATAATTATAactcatttctgtattttattttcttcttgaaCATGTTCAGAAAATAACTTAGCAAATCCGTtgctgttttgatatttttttcttttctttctttcctttccaaGACGTTTACGTCAAATCAAGTATGCaaatcattacaaacacaattcattcacagttttaaaaagcacCATTTTACCACATTGTGTTTGGGTTTTCTGCCCTACATTTGTTTTAActcttacattttcaaatacaacaATGAAAGATTTTGGAGAAACGTCCAGATTCATTTACCTGTGATAACATGGAGAGTTCCAGTAATATcagtggtaaaataaaaaaaataaaaataaaaatcaatattttctcaagataagaagaaagaaattcagTGTGGTGCGTGCTAGAACATCAAATAAACTTAGTTCCAAAAACCCAAAGGGTCTGACTCACCAACGCCTGCCTGAGACGTGATCCATGACAGACGCAAGAACAAGATAACCCCCCAAATATTCAGCATGCAGCGGACCTGTTACCAAAGACCAATGAAAACAGCCGTCGACATTTGTACAGTGACCAGGTGAGTATGCTGATAGTTTAGCTGCCAAttcagaaatgtgatttttttattattatttttttttaatgaatgttgcATGTTTAACATTTCCGTTACCCGCATTAAATTcagtatgaaaaacaaaatctcaccatGACGCCGATTATCCAGCCAAATCTAACTGGAGTTTTGCCCTTAGCACCTTCAGACTCTTCGTTTTCCATATCTGGTCCCGGCAGGCTGCCTGAGTCGGAGGCGGACGCTCCGTCCATTCCGATCTCCACAACCTTTGATGCAACGGAAAGAACTGGTGAAACTAAACCATCTGATGGCCTTAAATGgtcaaataatttgtttaaaggGGCAATGTTAGGTGTTTAACAGGaacatcaaattattttatagcacaaaatgttaccttcagttgttataaaaatgctccgtgtatcaaatgtgacttaaaagaaatttaacaccttaaaatctgtcctctgtctctttaagaaagttcTTCTCTTTCCAACAATTCAGTAAGTCATCagaacatggctcctctattaaacctttaacagcatttttaccagcgttgcactgagttgtagctcctataatgagcttaAGTGATCAATTGcctctggctagtctgaaggagctgagtgggggagtcacgTAGAGGACTGctttgtgaggtggaagcttggaaaattcagctccaaggaggagctgcgcctcgaaggcggagctaggtccacccagacattttggacatctgaatggttgccatgggagactcAAGGCAACGCTATAAGTATGATTTTGATTacaatatgatgtaaagcttaaaaaagtacattttacataatactgttgCAGTctgaataatacatttttaatacatatttatcaCATTTCATTTAAAGGGGCTAAATGTCATCAGTTACACTCCTTATGTTTTCCCATATGCTGCCACTGATGTTATAAAGAAATCGAGTGCACATAGCAGAGAAACGCATTAATAACAATTAGCCAAAAGGCATGAACTAAAGGACAAACGTACCTCAGGTGTCTTGCGCAGGGTTTCAAGAGACGGCCTGCTCTTTATCATCTGGCGTGGCAAAGAGTTGGCGTAATGATCCAGCTGAGGCACCAGGTCCATGGTGCTGTAGACGGAGGACCTGCGCAGATCTGCCCTGGAGCCGCGACGCTCTGCTGTACTGCATGACAAGACGCAGAAGCATGTTTATCAAACTGTAGCTTTTGTTTGAtatcttccagctccatttttgCTGCTTGTTGAAAGTGCAGGGTGAGTGAAGAGCAAATCTTCTAGGATGCATGACTGATGGGAGCGGCGCAGGGCAAGGCTAAATATGCATTAGTGGTGCAAAGCTCTGGGCTTGTTACAGTCTGTTAAAAGtccacaagttttttttttttaacattgtaaaCTACCTGCTCCTGTAAACTATAAACGGTAGATTAAGACAACTTTATATTGGGCATTCTCATTCTTAACACTCTATCAAAgcccggttctgacccaaactCACCATCAAGCATATCATTTCAGCCCAACCCGGCCCTAATTTTGGGCTGGGTTAGAGGATCAGGCTGATATCCACTTTAGAAggtattttacttttattctggGATTGATAGTCTGTATTGCCCTCTGACTTTGAAGAGAATAATTATAATATCATTGTCACAAATTACTGTGGTATTTAGCAAAAACATCGATGTTTCCCACCAGACCTCAACCAATAACAGTCCGGTTGGATTTTATGTCAGATGGTGAGAAAACTCTTAATGACGGCACCAACCTGGACTCATCGGAGACGACGATGGTGGGAGGGATTTGAAGCCCATTGCCTCCGTTTACGGTGCTGCCATTAAAGTGGTGTGAGGAGTACCTGGGAGGTCCCTCCTCATTGGTGGAGAAGTGCACACCCTGGGTCTGTACGTTACGTTTGGACGCAAACTGCCTCATCAGTGCGTCCTTGTTCTTCCTGTGGAGTGATAGTCATTTGACTAGAATTCactaaattaacaaattaacttttttatttatttttatcagcatGCTAGACTTTCTGACCAAAATCATGATTAATGAGAgtaaaaaaacaccttaaagGTTCGCTGCAAATTTTGCTGATTTTCTAAGAATGTACATAGAATTTTGTAAtgccacaaaataaacaatatggaacagatattgatattttattttgttttaaatctttttgacaTCATATATGAAGAGTCCATATTGCACATAGtgtagttttcattttctgactgTACATTGACTAAGTGCACAAAAGAAGTGAAATTTGTATATGCTTCATGATATATTATTTTGGTGTGAACTCCCCTAGCAACGTGATGTTTCACTCGCACCATACTTGGTAATAACAATATGACAAATTCTGGCAAATACAATTTCACATGCAAAAATTCTTCCAGTTTAAGACATTATGAAATCTGAAGTCTCTCCCAAATGAGAAGCAAAGAACAAATATTAATCCATATTCCAATTGTTGACTCTGAAAAAGAGTTATTCGGtctaatgtcaaataaaaagttgaaagaaggaaagaaagagaaacaatcTTATACTCACAAGTAGTTCTGTAGCTGATGAAAGAGCTGCTTGATCTGTCCCCAGATCAAACATACATCCCAGATCAACACACCGCAAAACTCTTGTAATTTATACCTTGGTGAGGCAGGTTACATCCCTCCCATTTACTTCATGCACTTCCCTCCccctcagacacacacacgcacacgcataCATAGTCACACTCATTCCATTCTGTGAGGGTGTGTGGGTGTTCAAAAaacacccacacatgcacatggAAAGGTATGCGCGCGCACAGTCACACATATGCAAATGCAATTTTATAATGGCTTTTGTTGAGCCACAAATGGTTTCCAATTTTCCACCTCTAGTTTCTGGAAGATTTTGTTTGGAAATGTGAGTCTTAGACACAAAACTATGGGAGCGTGAGCCGCTGGTTTATAGCGGTAAAGTTATTGGAGTAAACAGGGAGAACAAGCGGGTGCTAAGTTGCCATGGTGGCTTTAAAAGATTAATACGACTTGCTTATGTTGCTACCCAACGTGAAAtcaattgacttttttttttcccccaaaatttgttttatctgcAATTTTACATTTACCTGAGCTGTTTTACAACGTACAAATGCCACAAAAACAAGGCTACACAACAAAATCCCAATTTTAGatctattttgttttccaaatacaattttcaaaacaattgtATTTTGTTGGAGATGTTCTtcacttttaattttgaaaactagtttgaaattcaaacttaacactttttaaaatgagtcCGTATAGGAAGTTAAACCGCAactcaactttatttatttttattttccagaactGTTGACAATACATGGGCTTGTAGTGTTTTCTACatcaataaaaaacaggaagatcCTCCTCTGCGTTGTCACTGACCATAGTAAAAATAGGATCAGGGCCCCCTACCCTACGCCTCTCTATTCCTTTTTAGTCCAAGCAAGAATTGATTTCAGGAACATCAGCCAAATGCCATCCCAATGATGCCAAAAACTCACTGATCGATTTCTATTCAAAAACTAGCTAATAGTTTCAACAATGTGCTACAGGTGTAGGTGTTACAGGAAACCAAGATATGCGTTTTGCAGCTAcactgaagtaaaaacaaataggTGCTTGATTGTAGCTAATGTTCTACATTGTCCTTTAACAAAGaggttttggtaaaaaaaaaaaaaaaaaaagcccaactaactaaaaaaaaaacattacaataactTTGAGTGCCCATTAACAGGTGgagattttttactttttttgcagtgtgttctCCATAGCCCTGCTATAATTAGACTCGCTGTCAGGCGTTGAATACCGACTTGCACACAAAGCCTTTGTGCTCCAGCTGAAGCCCCTCATTGCTCCCACGCTgctggaagaagaagaagtcagGTACGTCTTCGGTGATCCAAAATTGAAATATCAACCTTTTATGTTCTTCTTGGTGCAAAAGGTAGAACagaatatgttttcattttttatacgTTTTGAAACTCTGACTTTGCTGAAACGGTTTGAAATACTGACATGGTGATGAGAAGGTTTCCATAGGAGACTTTATATCTTTGAGAAGGAATTGAGGTTCATTCTTTACCTCATTGCTTTATCTCATTAAGTTATGCAGACATTTGTCATGTCCTAGTCTCAACTGCAAGGCCTGCGTGACTTCATTTTCCGTAACCACCCATTGGAGTCTAAGGGCCCCTGCAGACATCCAGGTGCAGATCGAAAAGGTCAGCTTTGCTTGGACGCAGTAGCAGTGGATACAAAAACTGAATTCATATTCTGTTGACAAACCAGAAATCTGTTCTTCTCCTGTACTAAGTAGACCATTTTTAAGTCGGTGTATAAAGAAGGTCCTCATTACTTATCTAACTATATTTAACATATCGGCTTCTTGAAGTATGTTACTGAGTTAAATTGTAACACAAGGAGTCATTTCATTGGTAGTGCTTGTGCTTGTGCTGTAGCAGTTTCTTTCTTAGTTGGGATTTTTGAATACCTGacctataaataaaacaaacaagtacACTAAGAAATAATCCTGTAAGATACTGGCAGCTACAGATGCcagtattttactgtaaatgtgccatattttattttgacagtagACAACTGTTAAGgtaaatacagtatatttactgtaaaaaaaaaagggggtaaAATATTGTTGAATTTAGCTGCCAGTAAGTTATTGTAAATTTACATGTTCAATACggtaataaattttaaaaatcattcacTGTTAAATACAGCGGTGAAACTAACCAGTAAAATACCGGCGTCTGTAGCTACCAgtattttgctgtttatttatgttgctgGGATCAGGCCCAGTTgcctttgcaaaaaaaaaaaaaaggttttatttacgtTGACAGTTGACACAAATAACTCGCGTTCTCTCGGTGCCTAACACGCCTCAGCAGAGCGCAGCGGTGCACAGACTAGCAAAAAACGCACGTTCAAGGAACACAGGTAAACAGTAGCATTCAATGACATCTAGGAAATATCAGTACTGCTGATTAAGGcaggagacagacagacaaactaAGTTCTGAAAGAATGAACAAACTACAATGAAAACTGGACTTATTATTACAAACAAATTGGGTGGGGTATCTGAACTATAATACACATCAACAGCATATTCATATGTGATCTGACTGTGATAAATTTGGTGTCTCTCACATTTAGTTTCACTACTCCATGCATTTCATCAGTAAGCTTCTGCAAACAGAGAAACGTTGAGCAGTCTTAGTTTGACAGTAGAACAGAAGTTCTGAAAGTGCCGCAGttggtgcagttttaaaatgcatgACCAAGGATTCAAGGGTTGGTTATTGTCATACCGCCTTGCTCGTTTGTGGTTACAAAATTCCAACAAAGGTCCCAGATTAAGAAATTTACtacacaaaattgttttaaaaataaacaataagtaATGTATAGATATGCATGTGGCATTACATGTGTAAATAATCTATCAGGTGAAGCTGTATTTGGTGCAGCCTGAGTTCAGGAGTCTTGAGGGCTGAAGGGAAGAATCTGTTCCTCAGCCTGGTGGCTGCCCCCCAAATCACACAATATTTGGGGGGCAAAATGAGTCCACGTAGCTGAACGTAGGTAACGGCTCGGTAGCCGCGGGCTACTTGTTAACAGGCTTAAGATGCTGTAATATTAGCTGAGCATCACTTATCTGTCGATACCTGCATCCGACAGCATTGCTCAACTTGGTCGGTTACTTTGGGGGAAAACTTAGCAGGGTTCTGCGTTTGTGGCATGATTATAATGGACATACAcagctctgcacagcagcagcaggtctccttCGCTGCCGCACCGGTGTAAATCCAGCAAGCATCTCAGAGTTCAAGTTGCGTTTGAGGGCGGCTCGGGAAACAGGTTACGACATTTAatggattaaacagttttaactgctgaaaGTGACGGGGACACGGATATGGGAAGTGCGGGAACCCCTATAGTATCAAATCAACATAGGAATGACGGAGAATTGGCCGTTCTGGGGTGGAAACAGGCAGCTTCCGGTTCAGGGGTTCGGGAGGGGCACTGCTTACTCTGGGCAGGCAATACTCTCCGAAGCTCACCCATACCGTTGGGCCTGGCGGGGAAGCAGGTAAACAGGAGACACAGCTAAAAGCAACCAGGGGCAGACGAGACAACACGGGAACTAAATAGacacacagaaaaccaaattctcacaaatgttatttttcagtcCTTAAAGACTGctagaaattatttaaactcaGTTTGAGTCACAAAACCTGTAATTCTTCAATTTTCGTAACACTATTTTTGCAGTCATAACTAATTCTTAACATTGAAAGACTATGTTTTTGTAGTCGAATCCCTGAGGCCTGGCAATGTGCTCTGATTATTATTGTTCATGTGACCTTGGGTGCAGTTTCTGTTATGTGTGGAGAACCTTAAATCCTCTTTTCACCAGATCACACAGATACGTTTGTAAAAATTACCAGAGGCACTGTTGCAAATTAAATACAGTTGATTGAATTCACAAATGCCTATGGGCAAAAAtagtcagtttattttattgtacaaaaatgACCACAGTAAAAATGAAGCCTAGgcacaaattcaaactggaagactctttagtCCCACTCGCATCATCCAATCGGCGCGTCCCGCTCATCACAATAACAGTATGTTACTGCTAGAATTCTGCTGTAGATTTACAGAAATTTCTCAGAGTGTAATTAAATGGCTGGTTTGCTACGtaaagctaaaacaaatttaGCAAATCTTTAGTTTTAAGTGTATGGTCATAtatttttgtctccttttctTAGTGTGTTCAGGCTAAAAGATTCAAACAGGGGCCTGTAATTATCTCTTCAGACTGAGTCTATTTCTCCAATGCAGACTCTGGAAGAGTTCATTTCATGATTgggagtgttttgttgttgacttacaatttaaaaaaaaaacaacacttgtTGCATGTTTGATGGTTGTGCAGGAGTCTCCACTTCTACTGCTTCTGGGTCAAGGATGTGCTGTTGTACAGCCTCTCATCTGTCTGCTGCAAACATCTTCACGCGTACAAAGCGTGAGTGTAGAGTTGGGGCGGGGGCCAGCGGGAAACCGTTCCAGTTAATTCCAAAACATCTTACTTCACAGtgagtttcttttaatcttCCTGTTACAGTTTCTCCCACTCTCTCTGACTCACGCTGCACTCCCTGTGCTCTCGACTTGTCTGCTGTTGATGTGTTTGTTCATGAAAGCATGGCTCATAATCCTGAACCAAATCTTTATGACAGCAAGGGTCATAAAGGTCCACACAAAGCAAGTGGATTCACACATCCCACATCACAAGTCAGCTTCCTGTGGGTGAGCAGTGGCTAGCGCTAGCTTGTTGTCTTGTTTTGTAAATTCGGTGCGCTCTGCTTTTCTTCTACTCCAGCCCTCACGCTCAGGTATTCTGCATACTTTAGCTCTTTCCCGGGTTCCTCATAAACggatcaacatttttatttcttagcaGATCTCAGTAGAACTTTGACATGCTGAGGAGCTAGTTGGACCCTTTGAATCATCTCTGTTGAAGCCGTGACAACTAAAACTAGCAGGACACCGGCCCGGTCAATTAGGAATGAGCTTGCGGCCATCTGCCTGtaaatgtgtgaatgactgaatgtaaagTGAAgagctttggagtcctctggacttgatgaagcgctatacaagtacaggccattttaCACATTACTATTTAACTTTTATCTCATCTAACAAGAAGATTCAAGTTCCTAACCAGGCCTGGTGCCAGAGCTGGTTCTTAACTGGTTGTTTAAAGGAACCAGTAATCTATCAAAGATGCTCTAAGCTTGCTGAAAACACTTTGACTCCTGTTTTCCAGCACTGCTGATGTGGATAAGAGCTCACCAGATCAGGACTGTGATGCATTCCTGAGCACCACTGACTAcgtaactttaatctgattatcGGACTGTAATTAGTAAAGTGTTAGATTACGCATTACCAGGGGTCAGGTGACGCGTTGATGACACCGTGGTTCGACATTTCTGCTCAAGCTATTTATGGATCTGTCAGGTTTCCGACATGTGTCCCGCCCAATGATAAACTTGAAACTTGTCCCTACGCCCTTGCAGCATTGGAATAGTGAAATATTGACATCATATTTAATCCCTAATGGAAGGTGTTCAGATGTTTATGTCAAAAACGTCTTTGTTCTGACTCAAGATATAATGTTATGTTTTGGGAATCAAATcttgattaataataaaagtgcattttaaagAAGGTTGAAGACGACAGAAATTATGCAGCCAAGAAATGTTGAGCCCATTGCCTCAAATTTCCTCTTTTGAGTTTTGATATTATCTTGTTAAAttgacactttttaaatttaatttctttgttaATTTGCATCTTCAATTGGGTAAATATATGAGCAGTATAGAGTAATGTGCAAAAATGCATAGAACCCCGTATTGAGcagaatattttctgaatatttactGTTTACATTGTTCAATGGAAACATTCTTCAAAACACCATCATAATCTTTATTGCTACTGAGAATCTTTTATCAACATACCCAAACCCTCCAaagttagggttagggtttttgctgctttattatttctgagCCCTCCCGCGTTGTCAAGGAATGGGGTCTGGCTGGTTCGCACAGACCCTCCGTGCGCTTTTACGAGacttttgtatgtgtgtgtggtttcgggAACTGACTGTCTGACAGGACACAAAATCGCTTGTCCGTTGTCCGACAGTGACATCTGCAGCTCTCCTCCTGAGCATTAGGCTTAGACTCTGGGAGGATTGAAgaacatttgtaaatattatattaatcCTTCACGGCttggaataaaataatataagcAGCAATAATAACATGGTTGcaatgtaaaaaatttaatcCACTTTGTGGTCAAAATGGTTCCTCTTCCCAATTTCAACTCAAAAAGATCATCTCTCATCATGTCAGGTTCCATGACTCTGTGCTGTTCTACATTTATTAACAAGTTCAAATTTATGTAACTAATTTGTATTCAAATATGTCTAcagtttacaaaaatatataataaaaaccTAATAAGTCAGTACATTTCTAGTCAGGTATTGTCTTCATTGctttcaaacatatttaaacatgaTATTTTATTATGGTGACCATTAGAACAGGATAACTatctaaatagaaaaaatataaacagtagaaatcaaaacatcaaatccAAAGCAagttgtatgttttgttttttttccccttttagtAAATTTTTCTTTGATTAGGTCAGAATAGACTTTACTATATTCCttgactgaaaaataatttacatatgacataagtaaaataaaacaaaaacatcaattgtttcattatttaactGCCTCGTACCAGACTTCAAACATCACTTATTCTCTGCGCCTATTCTTAGTACAGATGAAGTTAAACTTCTCTGCatcatttcttttaaaccaTTTGTATTCTCCTCCCGTCTCCATGGCTCCAGACATGTCACAGTCGTCCATCAGTTCATTTTGGGCCGAGTTGCTGTATCTGACCATCTCATCACTGACCCAGAACCACAAATCCAGAGTGCAGGCGTAGCTCAGCCCTATCCAGACATGATCAGTTGAAGCAAACTGAGCGTTTTGCTGCACAAGTTTaatggaaagaaacaaaacaaaagtcaaatcCTGCATTCTGTATGTTTGATGTTTAGAACAATCAGGGGTTGttactttaaagaaagtttGTGCAAGAAAAGCACCCTAAGTGACTCCTTTTAAATATTcctgttgtttatgttttgttgttttatgttttacagaaaaacaatcaggCTTTGTTACTTATTTGGACAAATTTGATCTTACTACAAACCTTTAGTGTGTAGTATTTACACACATACAAAGTGAAATCTTTGTTGATCCTAAGTTGAGttttaaatagtattttttctcttttaggcATTTTTCTTCAATGTTTAGAGTTTTGTAAGAACATCTCACCACCATAACAGATGAAGTGTTTTTTCTTGTCACAGTTCTCATTCCTCCATCTGCCTCCATCATCAAACACAGTCATGGCACATTGACCACTGTTGACTATCTGATTGTTAAACTGTAGATTTCAGTGTCTGAAGGAGGAACTGTTTCCATCTGACCACCTCCAAGTGTCTCTGAACAGACCAATAAAGATGTACCTTGAATTTGCAGTCATTAAATGTAACCCCTTGTTCACTTCTCCATTCGTTCCACTGATCAGGTCTGTGTGTTTATCTCTGCAGTAACTCTGAGCTTCCAGCCAGGTCTTCAGCTCTTTAATCaagaaatatttctgtgatGAGTCATTTTCTGCGAAGTAAACAAGTCAGAGCACAAAACACTTTCACGTGTGAGTATTAATACAGACATGAATGAGAGGATTTTGACAAACACAGAGGACTATTATCTCACCATAATAGCAGGTAAAATTGTGCTTTTCATTACAGGATAAATCTGCCCACTTGAGAA
The window above is part of the Xiphophorus couchianus chromosome 14, X_couchianus-1.0, whole genome shotgun sequence genome. Proteins encoded here:
- the LOC114157853 gene encoding C-type mannose receptor 2-like translates to MQRYVFFLTVMAQNYLMDCQLYKFHYINENKTWTEAQQYCRENHTDLATVTNMKDMERLISVSLGDIKEAWIGLYDQRNVNRTWYWSLPGVEFKKSETNWAPGEPNNLGSEGQNCGIIWKDDSNFLKWADLSCNEKHNFTCYYVYFAENDSSQKYFLIKELKTWLEAQSYCRDKHTDLISGTNGEVNKGLHLMTANSRYIFIGLFRDTWRWSDGNSSSFRHQNAQFASTDHVWIGLSYACTLDLWFWVSDEMVRYSNSAQNELMDDCDMSGAMETGGEYKWFKRNDAEKFNFICTKNRRRE